Proteins found in one Gordonia sp. PDNC005 genomic segment:
- a CDS encoding ABC transporter ATP-binding protein: protein MSEPTTVKDILRVGLLSDRRGWRLSASSIGFMTHQACEAAVPVLIGLVIDRAIATGDGSALVRWLLLLGAVFVVLSVSYQAANQGMVRTYSHGEHDLRQLTAARVLHSRGLASRRRTGDVLTVTTSDTYRVAGVAWSIAEQSATVAAVVVASGVLLTISIPLGVGVLLGAALVLWLMQSLARPLERLGMREQTSVAAASEVAADTFAGIRTVQGLGAEAESVRRYRAASAASREGAVASGRSLLTYQSMSTAVSILYLAILTAAAGVMASNGTITIGQLITVVGLAQFLQGSLEHIGTFGANWAHKRASAKRLHALVADEYALPDGVIASAEPTRPLLVWTPPEGPELRVPEGRMTGIRVTSSQQARDLSARLGYRTPVPRGELTAHGVDAVDLGPDVYASRVLAPPHDTMVFSGSLADNLGGSGRIDDDLIAACALDDVVDLIGPDAPVGESGRRLSGGQRQRLTLARAMHSDADVVVLDEPTTALDPVTEQRVANGLSRSGRTVVVITSSRALLDACDGVVDAVVEGVLR, encoded by the coding sequence ATGAGCGAACCCACCACAGTCAAAGACATCCTCCGCGTCGGTCTGCTGAGCGATCGCCGCGGCTGGCGGCTGTCGGCGAGCTCGATCGGCTTCATGACCCATCAAGCCTGCGAAGCCGCCGTTCCAGTGCTGATCGGCCTGGTCATCGATCGGGCGATCGCAACCGGAGACGGTTCGGCACTTGTGCGCTGGCTGTTGCTCCTCGGTGCAGTGTTCGTCGTCCTCTCCGTGAGTTATCAGGCCGCCAACCAGGGGATGGTCCGCACGTATAGCCACGGCGAGCATGATCTTCGACAGCTCACCGCAGCCCGTGTCCTGCATTCTCGGGGGCTTGCGTCCAGGCGCCGGACCGGAGACGTTCTCACGGTCACCACCAGCGACACGTATCGGGTCGCCGGGGTCGCATGGAGCATCGCGGAACAGAGCGCGACGGTAGCCGCCGTGGTCGTCGCGAGCGGTGTCTTGCTGACGATCTCGATACCGCTGGGCGTCGGCGTGCTCCTCGGTGCGGCACTCGTGCTCTGGCTGATGCAGTCGTTGGCGAGGCCTCTCGAACGTCTCGGCATGCGGGAGCAGACCTCCGTCGCAGCGGCCAGCGAAGTCGCTGCCGACACGTTCGCGGGCATCCGCACAGTCCAGGGTCTCGGCGCAGAGGCCGAATCGGTCCGTCGGTACCGGGCGGCCAGCGCCGCATCACGCGAGGGCGCAGTCGCGTCCGGGCGGTCGTTGCTCACCTACCAGTCGATGAGCACTGCGGTATCGATCCTCTATCTGGCGATCCTCACGGCAGCGGCGGGTGTGATGGCATCGAACGGGACCATCACGATCGGGCAGCTCATCACCGTCGTCGGCCTCGCGCAGTTCCTTCAGGGCTCCCTCGAGCACATCGGAACGTTCGGGGCCAACTGGGCGCACAAGAGGGCGTCCGCCAAGCGGCTGCATGCGTTGGTGGCCGACGAGTACGCGTTGCCGGACGGCGTGATCGCGTCTGCTGAGCCGACCCGCCCACTGCTGGTGTGGACACCACCGGAAGGCCCAGAGCTGCGCGTCCCGGAAGGTCGGATGACCGGCATCCGAGTGACGTCGTCTCAGCAGGCGCGCGATCTGAGCGCTCGGCTCGGGTATCGAACGCCGGTCCCAAGGGGCGAGCTGACAGCGCATGGTGTCGACGCCGTTGATCTCGGGCCCGATGTCTACGCGTCGCGCGTCCTGGCTCCTCCACACGACACGATGGTCTTCAGCGGCAGTCTCGCTGACAACCTCGGTGGGAGTGGACGAATCGACGACGATCTCATCGCCGCGTGCGCTCTCGACGACGTTGTGGATCTGATCGGCCCTGACGCCCCCGTGGGCGAATCGGGTCGCCGCCTGTCGGGCGGACAGCGTCAACGTCTCACCCTGGCGCGTGCAATGCACTCCGATGCCGACGTCGTTGTCCTCGACGAACCGACCACCGCACTCGACCCCGTCACTGAACAGCGGGTGGCGAACGGTCTGAGTCGATCGGGCCGAACGGTTGTGGTGATCACCTCGAGCAGAGCACTGCTGGACGCGTGTGACGGCGTGGTCGACGCTGTAGTCGAGGGGGTGCTTCGATGA